GTGTTCATCGGGCCTGTCTATAACCCGCGAGCGCACAGGGACGCACGGCTCTTGGAAGGGGGGCAGGCACACAGGCCGGGGCCCACCCCCCTCCCGGGGGTACTTCAGGACAACCGGTGGATTACTGGATGACGGTCAGCGAGGTGTCATCCACGAAGAAGCTCGTCTGCAGCGACGAGTCCTCGGTGGCCTTGAGGTTCAGGCGGATCGTCTGCCCCTTGTAGGCCGACAGGTCGAACGAGCGCTCCACGAAGGTGGTGCCCTTGTTCAGGTTGCTGTAGGTGGCCAGCGTCGCCAGCACCGTGCCCGCGCTGTTCTGCACCTCGACGAAGAACTTGTCGTACTGCGTCGAGGTGGTCCCCTCGGCGGTGGTGATCTTCAGCCAGAACTTGAGGTTGGCCGAGCACGCCGTCGCCGGGATGGAGAGCTGCTGGTACACGTTGTGGGTGGTGGTGACGCCCTTGGCGCCCAGCAGCGCGCGCCAGTTGCCCGTGCGGGCCGTGCTGGCGTTGTTGGCGATGACGCCCGAGGGGGCCGTCCAGTTCACGTTGCCGCTCTCGAAGCCCGGGTTGAGCAGCAGCTGCTGGGTGGTGGTGCAGGTGGCGGCGTTGTTGACGGTGACGGACACGCTGGCCGAGTTGGCGCTGTTGCCCGCCGCGTCGAAGGCCCGGGTGCTCAGCGCGTAGGCGCCGTTGGCCACGCCCCCGGTCGCCCAGGAGATGCTGTACGGGGCCGAGGTGTCGGAGCCGATGAGGGTGGCACCCGCGTAGAAGTCCACGCGGGTGACGCCCACGTTGTCCGAGGCGTTGGCGCTCACCGTGGCCGTGCCGCTGAGCGTGGCGCCCGCGGTCGGCGCGGTGATGGCCGTCGACGGCGGGGTGGTGTCGCCGGCGCCGCCGCCCACCGCGAAGACGAGGTCATCCCGGTCGTCATAGCCGCCGGTGCCGCAGGAGCCCGCCGTGCCGTTGTAGCGGAAGGCGCCGCGGATGGCCTGAAGGTTGCCGGAGGGCAGCGTGTACGTGGCGGTCAGCGTCTGCAGGCCACCGGCCGTCGGCTGCAGGGTGCCAATGAAGGTCCACGAGGGGTTGTTGGCGTCGGCCGCGTAGTACAGGTCCAGGAAGTCCGAGGTGAAGCCGGAGTAGGCCCACACCTTGGCCTCGATGGTGACCGACTTGCCGGGCGCGAAGTCCGAGCCGTCGCTGGTGGACACCTTGAGCGCCTCGAGCGACTCGTCGCTCTGGTAGGAGCCGCTGGTGCCGTCGGCGCAGGAGTTGTTGATGGTGTTGGGCGCGTTCACCTCGGGACCGAGGCCGCCGCGACCCTTCACCAGGGTGCCGGTGGAGCACAGCGCGCCCACGGTGCCGCACTTGGGCGCCTTGAGCGTGGCGTCGTACACGGCGAAGCCCGGGTTGTTGATGGAGAAGCTCACTGCGGCGCTGGAGCCGATATTGCCGTAGGCGTCATAGGCGCGGGCGAAGATGCTGTGAGCACCGTTGCCCGCCGAGGTGGAGTCCCACGCCACGGTGAAGGGCGCGCTGGTGTCGTGGGCCACCACGATGCCGTCCACCACGAAGTCCACGCGGGTGACGCCCACGTTGTCCGTGGCGTCCGCCGAGAGCGTGGCGCTGCCGATGAGGGTGGCGCCGGCCGTGGGCGCGGTCACCGTGGCGGTGGGGGCGACGGTGTCGCCGCCGCCGTCCGGCGGAGGAACGAAGGCCGAGTAGAGCATCACGTTGGGCGAGCCCGTGCCGGGGTTGCCCACCACGCCCGGAGTGCCGTTGGTCACCAGCGCGTCACGCACCTGCTGCGGCGTGGAGCTGGGGTAGCGCTGCAGGTACAGCGCCGCCGCGCCCGCCACGTGGGGGCTCGCCATCGAGGTGCCGCTGATGGTGTTGGTGGCGCCAGTGCCCGTGTGCCACGCGGAGGTGATGTCCGAGCCCGGCGCGAAGATGTCCACGCAGGTGCCGTAGTTGGAGAACGAGGAGCGCGCGTCCGTGTTCGTCGTGGAGCCCACGGTGATGGCGGTAGGCGTGCGCGCCGGAGACTTGGTGCAGGCATCGCCGCTGTCGTTGCCCGCCGCCACCGCGTACGTGACGCCCGCGGCGATGGAGTTGGCCACCGCGTCATCCACCGTCTGCGCCACGCCGCCGCCCAGGCTCATGTTCGCCACGGCCGGCTTGATGTGGTTGGCCGTCACCCAGTCCACGCCGGCGATGACGCCCTCCCACGTGCCCGAGCCGCCGCAGTCCAGCACGCGCACCGGGTGCAGCATGACGTTCTTCGCCAGGCCGTAGGTGGTGCCGCCCACCGTGCCCGCCACGTGCGTGCCGTGGCCATTGCAGTCCGCCGCCGTGCCGCCCGACGTGACGGAGTCGTACCCGTTGCCGATGCGGCCGGTGAACTCCTGGTGGCTCAGGTGGATACCGGTGTCGACGATATAGGCGTGAACGCCCGTGCCGTTGACGTTGTAGTTGTAGTTGCTGTCGAGCGGCAGGTTGCGCTGGTCCACGCGGTCCAGGCCCCAGGTGGCGCCCGTCTGCGAGCCGCTCAGCTGGACGATGCCGTTCTCCTCCACGTACTTCACCCGGGGGTCCTCCGCGAGCCGCCGCGCCTGGGCCTCCGTCATCCGCACCGAGAAGCCCCGCAGCGCGTGGCTGTAGGTGCGCATGAGCTGCCCGCCGTGCGCCATCGCCAGCGCGTTGGCGGACGCCGAGACGTTGGCGATGCCGATGCCCTGCGCCTCATCGAATACGACGATGTACTCGCCCGGTACCGCCTGGGGGGCGTGCAGGAACTTGCGGCTGCTCATGAGGGAGACGGTGTCCGGCGTCGTCTGCTCGGCCTCGGGGCCGCACGCGGCCAGACCGAAGAGGGCGAGCAGGGGAACGGCTCGACGAAAGTGCATACGTATTCCTTTGTGGGAAGGGGACCGACGCGCCTTTATGGAATTGCTGCTCTTGGGCGCAAAGGCAGTTTAACGGCCTTTCCGACAAAAGATGCTTCTATCGTCTCGAATCAGCCTCGTACGCCGGTGCTGCATGTCATGCAGTAGCGGGACTCCGGCACGGCGCGCATGCGGTAGCGGCCCATGGCTCCGCCGCAACGGGAGCACTGGCCGAACGCGCCGTCCTCCATCCGCGCCAGGGCCTCGTCGATGGCCCGCAGCTCCTGGTGTTCCTGCTCGGACAGCCCCGCGCCGAGGCCCTCCACCGGTGGCTGCTCTTGCTCACCGCGGGCCTTCAGGCGGGCGCGCCGCTTCAGCAGCGCCTGTCGTGCTTCGTTCACCCAGACGTCCATGATGTCTCTCCGCTCAGCACCTACGCACTGGAGTCCGCCGCTTCCCCTTTCAGGAAACGTGCCTCTCCGTGGTGCTGGGGACCCTGGACTCGAGGGACGCAGGATTTGCGCTGGCTCAGCGCTGTCACTGCACCGGGTGCGTCGGGCTCAGGGCTTGGCCGGCGCGGGCTTCGCCTTCTGGCGCTCCTTGCCCAGCTTCTGGGCCCGCTCCTCCACCGCCTCGAAGGTGTCCATCACCCCGTCCTTCTGGCCGAAGCTCGCCAGCCAGCCAGGCACCGAGCCTCCCGGATCCACGCTGAACTTGTAGACCACGTGCGCCTTGCCCTCGCCCTTGGGCGTCACGTGCCAGGTGCCATCGTTGTGCTTGAGCCGCACCACGCCCTCACGCACGGGCACCACCGCGTCCGCCGACGTCCAGCGCTGGACGAACTCGCCCGTCCCGTCCTCGGCGATCTTCTTCTCGTCCACCACGTGCAGCACGTAGTCGCGCGCGCTGACCACCGGGAAGTTGAGCTTGGCGTAGGCCATGCGCGAGCCGTCCTCCGCCGTGGAGACGATGCGCGACTCCTTCACGTACGGCATCCACAGCCGGAACGAGCCCGCGTCGATGAGCGCCGTCTGGATGTCGTAGGCGTTGGCCTCCAGGTCTCCCTCCGCCCAGACCTCCTTGCCTACGCCGCTGGAGCGGGCGCGGACCTTGATGACGACGTCGTCATCCTCCACGG
This portion of the Hyalangium ruber genome encodes:
- a CDS encoding S8 family serine peptidase, which translates into the protein MHFRRAVPLLALFGLAACGPEAEQTTPDTVSLMSSRKFLHAPQAVPGEYIVVFDEAQGIGIANVSASANALAMAHGGQLMRTYSHALRGFSVRMTEAQARRLAEDPRVKYVEENGIVQLSGSQTGATWGLDRVDQRNLPLDSNYNYNVNGTGVHAYIVDTGIHLSHQEFTGRIGNGYDSVTSGGTAADCNGHGTHVAGTVGGTTYGLAKNVMLHPVRVLDCGGSGTWEGVIAGVDWVTANHIKPAVANMSLGGGVAQTVDDAVANSIAAGVTYAVAAGNDSGDACTKSPARTPTAITVGSTTNTDARSSFSNYGTCVDIFAPGSDITSAWHTGTGATNTISGTSMASPHVAGAAALYLQRYPSSTPQQVRDALVTNGTPGVVGNPGTGSPNVMLYSAFVPPPDGGGDTVAPTATVTAPTAGATLIGSATLSADATDNVGVTRVDFVVDGIVVAHDTSAPFTVAWDSTSAGNGAHSIFARAYDAYGNIGSSAAVSFSINNPGFAVYDATLKAPKCGTVGALCSTGTLVKGRGGLGPEVNAPNTINNSCADGTSGSYQSDESLEALKVSTSDGSDFAPGKSVTIEAKVWAYSGFTSDFLDLYYAADANNPSWTFIGTLQPTAGGLQTLTATYTLPSGNLQAIRGAFRYNGTAGSCGTGGYDDRDDLVFAVGGGAGDTTPPSTAITAPTAGATLSGTATVSANASDNVGVTRVDFYAGATLIGSDTSAPYSISWATGGVANGAYALSTRAFDAAGNSANSASVSVTVNNAATCTTTQQLLLNPGFESGNVNWTAPSGVIANNASTARTGNWRALLGAKGVTTTHNVYQQLSIPATACSANLKFWLKITTAEGTTSTQYDKFFVEVQNSAGTVLATLATYSNLNKGTTFVERSFDLSAYKGQTIRLNLKATEDSSLQTSFFVDDTSLTVIQ
- a CDS encoding TraR/DksA family transcriptional regulator, producing the protein MDVWVNEARQALLKRRARLKARGEQEQPPVEGLGAGLSEQEHQELRAIDEALARMEDGAFGQCSRCGGAMGRYRMRAVPESRYCMTCSTGVRG
- a CDS encoding START domain-containing protein, with the protein product MSNVKRLWWCGALAVALVGGVASAEEKWETVEDDDVVIKVRARSSGVGKEVWAEGDLEANAYDIQTALIDAGSFRLWMPYVKESRIVSTAEDGSRMAYAKLNFPVVSARDYVLHVVDEKKIAEDGTGEFVQRWTSADAVVPVREGVVRLKHNDGTWHVTPKGEGKAHVVYKFSVDPGGSVPGWLASFGQKDGVMDTFEAVEERAQKLGKERQKAKPAPAKP